From one Streptomyces sp. N50 genomic stretch:
- a CDS encoding SRPBCC family protein produces MDWNRYRFRARWSLPAPPAVVYPVLERAEDYPRWWPQVRAVDRVDDTTGVIRIRASLPYVLTFTAREVRRDPAAGVLEIAMTGDLVGWARWTLTADGSGTLARYDQEVDLNRPLLRWFAVPGRPVFRLNHALMMRAGRRGLLAHLAAA; encoded by the coding sequence ATGGACTGGAACCGTTACCGCTTCCGCGCCCGGTGGTCCCTGCCCGCGCCGCCCGCCGTCGTGTACCCGGTCCTGGAACGGGCCGAGGACTATCCGCGCTGGTGGCCGCAGGTGCGCGCGGTCGACCGCGTCGACGACACGACCGGCGTCATCCGCATCCGCGCGAGCCTGCCGTACGTCCTGACCTTCACCGCGCGCGAAGTGCGGCGCGATCCGGCGGCCGGGGTGCTGGAGATCGCGATGACCGGTGATCTGGTGGGCTGGGCGCGCTGGACCCTCACCGCCGACGGTTCCGGCACGCTCGCCCGCTACGACCAGGAGGTCGACCTGAACCGGCCGCTGCTCAGGTGGTTCGCCGTACCCGGGCGGCCGGTGTTCCGCCTCAACCACGCGCTGATGATGCGGGCCGGGCGGCGCGGGCTCCTCGCCCACCTGGCAGCGGCCTGA
- a CDS encoding 3'-5' exonuclease has product MTCWYEGPLAAFDTETTGVDVETDRIVSAAIVVQDAPGTRPRAARWLVNPGVPVPAGATAIHGLTDEHLQRNGRWPAPVMHEIADELAEQAAMGRPLVVMNAPFDLTLLDRELRRHRACSLDQWFESTPLQVLDPRVLDKHLDRYRKGRRTLTDLCAHYGVELEGAHDAGADALASLEVVRALGRRFATRLERLSPAELHTLQSTWHAAQARGLQAWFARSGTPERVDQSWPLRPGLTAEAA; this is encoded by the coding sequence ATGACGTGCTGGTACGAGGGCCCGTTGGCCGCGTTCGACACGGAGACCACGGGCGTGGATGTGGAGACCGACCGGATCGTGTCGGCCGCGATCGTCGTCCAGGACGCCCCCGGCACCCGGCCCCGGGCGGCCCGGTGGCTGGTGAACCCGGGGGTGCCGGTGCCCGCCGGGGCGACGGCGATCCATGGACTGACGGATGAGCATCTTCAGCGCAACGGCCGCTGGCCCGCGCCGGTGATGCACGAGATAGCCGACGAGCTGGCCGAACAGGCCGCGATGGGACGCCCGTTGGTGGTCATGAACGCACCGTTCGACCTGACCCTGCTGGACCGCGAACTGCGCCGCCACCGCGCGTGCTCGCTGGACCAGTGGTTCGAGTCGACGCCCCTACAGGTCCTGGATCCCCGGGTCCTGGACAAACATCTGGACCGCTACCGCAAGGGCCGCCGCACCCTCACCGACCTGTGCGCGCACTACGGCGTCGAGTTGGAGGGCGCGCACGACGCGGGCGCGGACGCGCTGGCCTCCCTGGAGGTGGTCCGCGCCCTGGGCCGCCGCTTCGCGACCCGCCTGGAACGCCTGTCCCCCGCCGAGCTGCACACCCTGCAGTCGACGTGGCACGCGGCCCAAGCACGCGGCCTCCAGGCGTGGTTCGCGCGCAGCGGCACCCCGGAACGGGTGGACCAGTCGTGGCCGCTGCGCCCGGGTCTGACGGCGGAGGCCGCGTAA
- a CDS encoding DUF4365 domain-containing protein has translation MVIAQPERGGLLPERTAPHRGSLATTACMETLQVGYLHAVAAAAGCSLSQPFPDNGIDWHVSHGSPGHTVDDEVTIKVQLKCTYQIPPNPPGRSFSFTLDNDHLRKLARTPVSVHKILVVMLVPRSQDDWLRASHDRLDLRHCCYWVNLAGHAITGRTRTTVRIPTSRIFDDRALCEIMTRVGTGGRP, from the coding sequence ATGGTGATAGCGCAGCCCGAGCGGGGCGGGCTGCTGCCCGAACGGACGGCACCCCATCGCGGATCGCTCGCCACCACCGCCTGCATGGAGACTCTGCAGGTGGGCTATCTGCACGCCGTCGCCGCCGCGGCCGGCTGCTCGCTGTCGCAACCCTTCCCGGACAACGGCATCGACTGGCACGTCAGTCACGGCTCGCCCGGGCACACGGTGGACGACGAGGTCACGATAAAAGTGCAGCTCAAGTGCACTTACCAGATCCCGCCGAATCCGCCGGGACGTTCCTTCTCCTTCACGCTCGACAACGACCATCTGCGCAAGCTCGCCCGCACACCGGTCTCGGTGCACAAGATCCTTGTCGTGATGCTCGTCCCGCGTTCCCAGGACGACTGGCTGCGCGCCAGCCACGACCGGCTCGATCTGCGGCACTGCTGCTACTGGGTCAACCTCGCCGGTCACGCGATCACCGGCCGGACCCGGACCACCGTGCGGATACCGACCTCGCGCATCTTCGACGACCGGGCGCTGTGCGAGATCATGACGCGGGTCGGGACGGGAGGCAGGCCATGA
- a CDS encoding potassium channel family protein, translating into MDDDSRKARWEQRTEVPLAVASLVFLAAYAVRILAHGLPDTWQDLCLAVLFAAWALFAVDYAVRWRLSREHLRFVRTHWLDTLVLLLPLLRPLRVVKVYEAVQRRHGQPRLALHARVIVYAGLSTVLLGFAGALSVYHEEHAAPGATIKTFGDAVWWTCATFATVGYGDVAPVTPLGRLIAVAMMAIGLALLGAVTGTFASWLLQVFTREDDERPPGS; encoded by the coding sequence ATGGACGACGACAGCCGCAAGGCCCGCTGGGAGCAGCGCACGGAGGTCCCCCTAGCCGTGGCGTCCCTGGTCTTCCTCGCCGCGTACGCGGTACGCATCCTGGCCCACGGCCTGCCGGACACCTGGCAGGACCTCTGCCTCGCCGTGCTGTTCGCCGCGTGGGCGCTCTTCGCCGTGGACTACGCGGTCCGCTGGCGGCTGAGCCGCGAGCACCTGCGCTTCGTCCGCACGCACTGGCTGGACACCCTGGTCCTGCTCCTGCCCCTCCTCCGGCCACTGCGCGTCGTCAAGGTGTACGAGGCCGTCCAGCGACGGCACGGCCAGCCCCGGCTCGCCCTGCACGCGCGCGTGATCGTCTACGCCGGCCTGTCCACCGTTCTGCTGGGCTTCGCCGGCGCCCTCTCCGTCTACCACGAGGAACACGCGGCCCCGGGCGCGACGATAAAGACCTTCGGCGACGCCGTGTGGTGGACCTGCGCGACCTTCGCGACCGTCGGCTATGGCGACGTGGCCCCCGTCACCCCGCTCGGCCGCCTGATCGCCGTAGCCATGATGGCCATCGGCCTGGCCCTGCTCGGCGCGGTCACCGGAACCTTCGCCTCCTGGCTGCTCCAGGTCTTCACTAGGGAGGACGACGAGAGGCCCCCGGGGAGCTGA
- the thrS gene encoding threonine--tRNA ligase, producing MSDVRVIIQRDSEREERTVTTGTTAAELFAGERSIIAARVAGELKDLAYVVSEGEEVEPVEISSTDGLNILRHSTAHVMAQAVQELFPEAKLGIGPPVKDGFYYDFDVERPFTPEDLKAIEKKMQEIQKRGQKFSRRVVTDEDAREELANEPYKLELIGIKGSASTDDGADVEVGGGELTIYDNLDAKTGDLCWKDLCRGPHLPTTRNIPAFKLMRNAAAYWRGSEKNPMLQRIYGTAWPSKEELKAHLDFLVEAEKRDHRKLGSELDLFSIPEQIGSGLAVFHPKGGVVRRVMEDYSRRRHEEEGYEFVYTPHATKGKLFETSGHLDWYADGMYPPMQLDEGVDYYLKPMNCPMHNLIFDARGRSYRELPLRLFEFGTVYRYEKSGVVHGLTRARGFTQDDAHIYCTREQMADELDKTLTFVLNLLRDYGLTDFYLELSTKDPEKFVGSDEVWEEATETLRQVAEKQGLPLVPDPGGAAFYGPKISVQTKDAIGRTWQMSTVQLDFNLPERFDLEYTGPDGSKQRPVMIHRALFGSIERFFAVLLEHYAGAFPAWLAPVQAVGIPIGDGHVEYLEKFAVAAKKKGLRVEVDSSSDRMQKKIRNAQKQKVPFMVIVGDEDMNAGTVSFRYRDGSQENGIAFDDAIAKIEQVVADRVQV from the coding sequence GTGTCAGACGTCCGTGTGATCATCCAACGCGATTCCGAGCGGGAAGAGCGCACGGTGACGACGGGCACCACGGCCGCGGAACTCTTCGCCGGCGAGCGCTCGATCATCGCCGCGCGCGTGGCCGGGGAGCTCAAGGACCTGGCGTACGTCGTCTCCGAGGGGGAGGAAGTCGAGCCCGTCGAGATCTCCTCCACCGACGGCCTCAACATCCTGCGCCACTCCACCGCGCACGTCATGGCGCAGGCCGTGCAGGAGCTGTTCCCCGAGGCCAAGCTGGGCATCGGCCCGCCGGTCAAGGACGGCTTCTACTACGACTTCGACGTCGAGCGGCCGTTCACGCCCGAGGATCTCAAGGCCATCGAGAAGAAGATGCAGGAGATCCAGAAGCGGGGGCAGAAGTTCTCGCGCCGTGTCGTCACCGACGAGGACGCCCGCGAGGAGCTGGCCAACGAGCCGTACAAGCTCGAACTCATCGGCATCAAGGGCTCCGCGTCCACGGACGACGGCGCGGACGTCGAGGTCGGCGGCGGCGAGCTGACGATCTACGACAACCTCGACGCCAAGACCGGCGACCTGTGCTGGAAGGACCTCTGCCGCGGTCCGCACCTGCCCACCACGCGCAACATCCCGGCGTTCAAGCTGATGCGCAACGCGGCCGCCTACTGGCGCGGCAGCGAGAAGAACCCCATGCTCCAGCGCATCTACGGCACCGCCTGGCCCTCCAAGGAGGAGCTGAAGGCGCACCTCGACTTCCTGGTCGAGGCCGAGAAGCGCGACCACCGCAAGCTGGGCAGCGAGCTGGACCTGTTCTCCATCCCGGAGCAGATCGGCTCCGGCCTGGCCGTCTTCCACCCCAAGGGCGGTGTCGTCCGCCGGGTCATGGAGGACTACTCGCGGCGCCGGCACGAGGAGGAGGGCTACGAGTTCGTCTACACCCCGCACGCGACGAAGGGGAAGCTCTTCGAGACGTCCGGGCACCTGGACTGGTACGCCGACGGCATGTACCCGCCCATGCAGCTCGACGAGGGCGTGGACTACTACCTCAAGCCCATGAACTGCCCGATGCACAACCTGATCTTCGACGCGCGCGGCCGCTCGTACCGTGAACTGCCGCTGCGCCTCTTCGAGTTCGGGACCGTGTACCGGTACGAGAAGTCGGGCGTCGTGCACGGTCTGACCCGCGCGCGGGGCTTCACGCAGGACGACGCGCACATCTACTGCACGCGCGAGCAGATGGCCGACGAGCTGGACAAGACGCTCACCTTCGTCCTCAACCTGCTGCGGGACTACGGCCTGACGGACTTCTACCTGGAGCTGTCGACCAAGGACCCGGAGAAGTTCGTCGGCTCGGACGAGGTCTGGGAAGAGGCCACGGAGACGCTGCGCCAGGTCGCCGAGAAGCAGGGTCTGCCGCTCGTCCCCGACCCGGGCGGTGCCGCGTTCTACGGCCCGAAGATCTCCGTCCAGACGAAGGACGCGATCGGCCGGACCTGGCAGATGTCCACCGTCCAGCTGGACTTCAACCTGCCGGAGCGCTTCGACCTGGAGTACACCGGTCCTGACGGCTCCAAGCAGCGGCCGGTCATGATCCACCGGGCGCTGTTCGGGTCCATCGAGCGGTTCTTCGCGGTGCTTCTTGAGCACTACGCGGGTGCCTTCCCGGCGTGGCTGGCGCCGGTGCAGGCGGTCGGGATCCCGATCGGGGACGGGCACGTCGAGTACCTGGAGAAGTTCGCCGTGGCGGCGAAGAAGAAGGGGCTGCGCGTCGAGGTCGACTCGTCCTCGGACCGGATGCAGAAGAAGATCCGCAACGCGCAGAAGCAGAAGGTCCCGTTCATGGTCATCGTCGGCGACGAGGACATGAACGCCGGGACGGTGTCCTTCCGTTACCGCGACGGCTCGCAGGAGAACGGCATCGCGTTCGACGACGCCATCGCGAAGATCGAGCAGGTCGTGGCGGACCGCGTGCAGGTCTGA
- a CDS encoding HIT family protein, translating into MLPCMTSEPEQQIGVGTPDAFQRLWTPHRMAYIQGENKPTGPGADDGCPFCSIPAKSDEDGLIVRRGELVYGVLNLYPYNGGHLMVVPYRHVADYTDLTDAETVELAALTKQAMTALRTASGAHGFNIGMNQGSVAGAGIAAHLHQHIVPRWGGDTNFMPVVGHTKVLPQLLADTRKMLAEAWPTA; encoded by the coding sequence ATGCTTCCCTGCATGACGAGTGAGCCGGAGCAGCAGATCGGAGTGGGCACGCCGGACGCGTTCCAGCGCCTCTGGACGCCCCACCGGATGGCCTACATCCAGGGCGAGAACAAGCCGACCGGCCCCGGTGCCGACGACGGTTGCCCCTTCTGCTCGATTCCGGCGAAATCGGACGAGGACGGGCTGATCGTCAGGCGCGGTGAGCTGGTGTACGGGGTGCTCAATCTGTACCCGTACAACGGCGGCCATCTGATGGTCGTGCCCTACCGTCACGTCGCGGACTACACCGACCTGACGGACGCGGAGACCGTGGAGCTGGCGGCGCTCACCAAGCAGGCGATGACGGCCCTGCGCACCGCGTCCGGCGCCCACGGCTTCAACATCGGCATGAACCAGGGCAGCGTGGCGGGCGCGGGTATCGCCGCCCACCTCCACCAGCACATCGTCCCGCGCTGGGGCGGCGACACGAACTTCATGCCGGTGGTCGGCCACACGAAGGTGCTGCCCCAACTCCTCGCGGACACACGGAAGATGCTGGCGGAGGCGTGGCCCACGGCTTGA